From one Anopheles cruzii chromosome 3, idAnoCruzAS_RS32_06, whole genome shotgun sequence genomic stretch:
- the LOC128273766 gene encoding uncharacterized protein LOC128273766 — translation MLLKHVLLCVLWACCFMQVNTQSLDTCGLSDSTKQTLCAASEYDEIPGVDMDATLNCILKTTKIVDEKGAGNFYSLFDPMAVFEDETRRLNHNLEGCMTRRLKYTLPKPQRAHAFYRCMMAGESQYSFKKVFNARVCN, via the exons ATGTTGCTGAAACATGTTCTACTGTGCGTTTTGTGGGCCTGTTGCTTTATGCAG GTAAATACACAATCACTCGATACATGTGGCTTGAGCGATTCGACAAAGCAAACGCTATGTGCTGCAAGTGAGTATGACGAGATTCCGGGCGTTGACATGGATGCAACGTTGAACTGCATCCTTAAGACTACGAAAATTGTCGACGAAAAGGGAGCTGGAAAT TTCTACAGTTTGTTCGATCCGATGGCCGTTTTCGAAGATGAAACCCGGAGGCTTAACCATAATCTCGAGGGGTGCATGACCCGGCGATTGAAGTACACCCTACCGAAACCTCAGCGTGCACATGCGTTCTACAGGTGCATGATGGCAGGCGAGTCTCAGTACTCCTTCAAGAAGGTGTTTAATGCCAGAGTTTGTAATTGA
- the LOC128270968 gene encoding negative elongation factor D-like: MESLANCRNQNNLREKSPTDSTEVIKECESLFSTCDYVMEPTIFTQLQRYFLAGGAVEPAINLLAGNYAAVAQMANLVGEWLTVAGVCVSEVQEMAENRLIDSILKMFDPAKADAVFVDDGFSPTWLIEMVEHRVWRSLFIRLSEMHPNCLMLEYAIKLISDAGFQGEITSVVPASHQFDVFSRVLQTAIVRFLDRPDDHQRTINCAKLVCHTEHTYLYGQVLIQMISQYSKSGLIMKRLSQEIGKYALRNNRNVMPITMALNGAEHYPEACEALTAMLTKNTLNPAHIVVLHRMYSSTQPPPIDLIRIPQFLELLVDSLFTVSTRINKYHKSKYIYLLAYAASVVSTTRYWKTNTSELQETIEAIQQAHNICILNQDSYGLICIPTLFKCLQYPVVGAGLIRWVQSTVLCPEYLLESNSLHLMLLDEVASEHALLREPVWRLLVKLFESKQNEGGGVLLSLKVKKMLIDRMMNLMAHDYVVPVVKYINTCVFRGNVDVSLIRYFVQEVLEIIEPPYSDEFVQLFLPLVKNEQITGLMTHVADSNPVSAFIVHCAAYHVEAETRNP, translated from the exons ATGGAGTCGTTGGCCAATTGTCGGAAT CAAAATAACCTACGCGAAAAATCGCCCACGGACTCTACAGAGGTGATCAAGGAGTGTGAATCCTTATTCTCTACCTGCGACTACGTCATGGAGCCGACGATCTTCACACAGTTACAGCGCTACTTTCTGGCGGGTGGAGCTGTCGAACCCGCCATCAATTTACTCGCCGGCAACTACGCGGCTGTTGCGCAGATGGCGAACCTGGTGGGCGAGTGGCTCACAgtggccggtgtgtgcgtgagcgagGTACAGGAAATGGCGGAAAACCGCCTTATAGACTCGATTCTGAAGATGTTCGATCCGGCGAAGGCAGATGCTGTTTTCGTCGACGATGGCTTCAGTCCTACCTGGCTCATCGAGATGGTCGAGCACCGCGTTTGGCGGTCACTCTTCATTCGGCTGTCGGAGATGCACCCGAACTGTCTGATGTTAGAGTACGCCATCAAGCTCATCTCGGACGCTGGTTTTCAGGGCGAAATTACTTCCGTTGTGCCTGCGTCACACCAGTTCGACGTGTTTTCACGCGTGCTCCAAACTGCGATCGTAAGATTTCTCGATCGACCGGATGACCATCAGCGGACGATCAATTGTGCCAAGTTGGTGTGTCACACGGAACACACCTATCTCTACGGTCAGGTGTTAATTCAGATGATCTCGCAGTACTCGAAGTCTGGTTTAATCATGAAACGTCTCTCGCAGGAAATTGGCAAATACGCGCTTCGGAA CAACCGGAATGTGATGCCAATCACAATGGCGCTCAATGGTGCAGAACATTACCCGGAAGCATGCGAAGCACTTACGGCGATGCTGACAAAGAACACGCTCAACCCGGCCCATATTGTAGTGCTTCATCGAATGTACTCGTCCACgcaaccgccaccgatcgatctgATACGCATTCCGCAATTTTTGGAGCTGCTTGTCGATTCGCTGTTCACCGTGAGTACCAGGATCAATAAGTACCACAAATCGAAATACATCTATCTGCTTGCGTACGCGGCCAGTGTGGTCAGTACAACCCGTTATTGGAAAACGAACACGAGCGAGCTGCAGGAAACAATAGAAGCGATTCAGCAAGCACACAACATATGCATTTTGAACCAAGATTCATACGGCCTTATCTGCATCCCGACGCTCTTTAAATGCCTTCAGTATCCGGTGGTCGGGGCTGGCCTGATACGTTGGGTGCAGAGCACGGTTCTGTGTCCGGAGTACCTGCTCGAAAGCAACTCTCTGCACCTGATGCTGCTAGATGAAGTGGCTTCCGAGCATGCATTGCTCCGCGAGCCGGTCTGGCGGCTGTTGGTTAAGCTGTTCGAGTCGAAGCAGAATGAAGGAGGCGGAGTGCTTTTGTCCCTGAAGGTAAAGAAAATGCTGATCGATCGCATGATGAACTTGATGGCGCACGACTACGTCGTACCCGTGGTGAAATACATAAACACGTGTGTTTTTCGTGGCAATGTGGATGTTTCACTCATCCGTTACTTTGTCCAAGAGGTCCTGGAAATAATCGAGCCCCCATACTCGGATGAGTTTGTGCAGCTGTTTCTGCCGCTGGTGAAAAACGAACAGATAACAGGTTTGATGACGCACGTGGCCGATAGCAACCCAGTGTCGGCGTTTATCGTTCACTGCGCGGCGTACCACGTCGAAGCT GAAACCAGAAATCCTTAA
- the LOC128271748 gene encoding 37 kDa salivary gland allergen Aed a 2-like: MLKQLALTVGLVWCLVSLVQAEPQTVEECEKNIPASLKNRVCELRQYKTDASPDMDKHMQCVLQVTGFVDGEGEVEFQELRGLLEIVQPGGKHVENIKKCVAESSKVGTSKKANTFYTCFLQTDSESGFKQAVDYSELVRAGKLKANTPYNRAQVTKLIKEIDDGLCS, translated from the exons ATGCTGAAACAATTAGCTCTTACAGTTGGATTGGTCTGGTGCTTGGTGTCATTGGTACAG GCCGAACCGCAAACCGTCGAAGAATGTGAGAAAAATATTCCCGCTTCGTTGAAGAATCGCGTTTGTGAGCTGCGCCAATACAAAACGGACGCCAGCCCGGACATGGACAAGCATATGCAGTGCGTGCTGCAGGTGACTGGTTTCGTCGATGGAGAAGGAGAAGTTGAG TTCCAAGAGCTGCGCGGTTTGCTGGAAATCGTTCAACCCGGCGGTAAACACgtggaaaacattaaaaagtgCGTCGCGGAGTCGTCAAAGGTGGGCACCAGCAAGAAGGCCAACACTTTCTACACGTGCTTCCTGCAAACGGACTCGGAATCGGGTTTTAAGCAAGCGGTTGACTATTCGGAGTTGGTTCGCGCAGGAAAGCTAAAGGCAAACACACCGTACAACCGCGCCCAAGTCACCAAGCTGATCAAGGAAATCGATGACGGTTTGTGTTCGTAG
- the LOC128274035 gene encoding uncharacterized protein LOC128274035: MIGSKVLLCYFLLSIGLVQIDAAPSDKCKTVFSSRVKDSLCGAKEYMTIQEADMDKMMDCVLRAVNIVDNTGAGNLKSLLEPMREIEVDGWKHKLNIESCTTTTMTKTLPEPQRAHAFYKCIMKTKSKKTFKEEFNKRVCGHGSAMNFFTP, translated from the exons ATGATAGGGTCCAAAGTACTTTTGTGCTACTTTTTGTTGTCGATTGGGTTAGTTCag ATTGATGCAGCTCCGTCCGATAAGTGTAAAACCGTGTTCAGCAGCCGAGTGAAAGATTCACTGTGTGGGGCGAAGGAGTACATGACCATCCAGGAAGCAGATATGGACAAAATGATGGATTGCGTCCTAAGGGCGGTCAATATTGTGGACAACACAGGAGCTGGCAAT CTCAAAAGCTTGCTTGAACCGATGAGGGAGATTGAAGTGGACGGTTGGAAGCATAAACTGAATATTGAATCGtgcacgacgacaacgatgaccAAAACGCTGCCGGAACCTCAGCGCGCGCACGCATTCTACAAGTGCATCATGAAAACCAAATCAAAGAAAACCTTCAAGGAGGAGTTTAATAAGAGAGTGTGTGGCCATGGTAGTGCTATGAACTTCTTTACGCCGTAA
- the LOC128274532 gene encoding 37 kDa salivary gland allergen Aed a 2-like → MIAAVLAVSLISCCTLVTSQAAAAGNWKPLEPEETFFVYTRCQEDHLPDGANRPQYHSQWRQWKLLPDDRVTHCYLKCALVGLGLWDERAKRFQAARITTQHLEYKKLNEASDSEVAQYKAAVGSLNGGKGSCAELYKSYKPVHDKFVAVTQKLYHGTSRAANKVYQANPFMKRKDESAMAYCEKMVYSPKTKKDMCAGRQYQLTGTKELRDIIECIFRELRYTRNGELNVDEIVRDFKMINKGNLEQQVRSVLSKCRGMTPYDHYSCLLKSNLKEDFKKAFDFREIRSADYSYLLKGNKYDPAKVKSMVAEIDKKTCG, encoded by the exons ATGATCGCGGCCGTCCTTGCAGTTTCCCTCATCAGTTGCTGCACGCTAGTGACCTCACAG gcggccgcggccggcaaCTGGAAGCCGCTGGAACCAGAAGAAACGTTCTTCGTGTACACGCGCTGCCAGGAAGATCACCTCCCGGACGGAGCCAACCGACCGCAGTACCATAGCCAGTGGCGCCAGTGGAAGTTGTTGCCCGACGACCGCGTCACCCATTGCTACCTCAAGTGTGCGCTGGTTGGGTTGGGACTGTGGGACGAACGGGCGAAACGGTTCCAGGCCGCGAGGATCACCACGCAGCATTTGGAGTACAAGAAACTGAACGAGGCCAGCGACAGCGAGGTGGCCCAGTATAAGGCAGCCGTTGGCAGCCTCAACGGTGGCAAGGGCAGTTGTGCCGAACTGTACAAATCGTACAAACCCGTGCACGACAAGTTTGTCGCGGTGACGCAAAAGCTCTACCACGGCACGTCCCGGGCGGCGAACAAGGTGTACCAGGCGAATCCTTTCATGAAGCGCAAGGACGAGTCGGCGATGGCGTACTGCGAAAAGATGGTTTATTCCccgaaaacgaagaaggacATGTGCGCAGGTCGTCAGTATCAGCTGACCGGGACCAAAGAGCTGCGTGATATCATCGAATGTATCTTCCGCGAGCTGCGCTACACCAGGAATGGGGAACTCAAT GTCGACGAGATCGTGCGCGACTTTAAGATGATCAACAAGGGCAACCTAGAGCAACAGGTCCGCTCGGTGTTATCAAAGTGTCGAGGTATGACGCCGTACGATCACTACTCCTGTCTACTAAAAAGCAACCTGAAGGAGGACTTCAAGAAGGCCTTCGATTTCCGCGAAATACGGTCGGCAGACTACTCGTATCTGCTCAAAGGGAACAAGTATGACCCGGCGAAGGTTAAATCGATGGTCGCGGAGATAGACAAAAAGACTTGCGGATAA
- the LOC128273905 gene encoding uncharacterized protein LOC128273905 has product MKTSIPVACLLALSLVVIVQAIGESTAQCNTVFKKATKKRFCDATRYETILGVDMIRMLDCVLKAVKVVDQTGMADYRKLYDPMKRIRPDRKHDYNLESCMGRSHNLLPTTKRPHDFYKCMMESDSKEAFKKVLNEKICQKWFPQV; this is encoded by the exons ATGAAGACAAGCATTCCCGTAGCCTGTCTACTAGCACTGAGTCTAGTTGTCATTGTGCAG GCGATCGGCGAATCAACTGCGCAATGCAACACAGTGTTTAAGAAAGCGACAAAGAAGAGATTTTGTGATGCAACACGGTACGAAACCATTCTGGGAGTCGACATGATCAGGATGCTGGACTGTGTCTTGAAAGCGGTTAAGGTGGTCGACCAAACGGGAATGGCGGATTATCGGAAGCTGTACGATCCGATGAAGAGAATCAGGCCAGATCGGAAGCATGATTATAATTTGGAATCGTGCATGGGCAGGAGCCACAATCTGCTGCCGACAACCAAACGGCCTCATGATTTTTACAAGTGCATGATGGAAAGTGATTCAAAGGAAGCGTTCAAGAAGGTGCTCAATGAGAAGATATGTCAAAAATGGTTTCCGCAGGTTTGA
- the LOC128270969 gene encoding 37 kDa salivary gland allergen Aed a 2-like — MQSAVRLSQHGPAALLLLALISSTAAAAGDRAGNTGQTDDDDDGNALSPDDTLFAHLRCFERFASTHRSDRESDASDWLETSENYTRKTDRSPNFLKCVLAKQQLYDPQRREFNTRILMQQYQRYGLWMNLSQQSLRAIINITGSIVIADASSEGVYAAFESIFRNHSHSYFQLFLRDPIVLDRIYQNKSWNGKKPNQTVIEFCEMHMSEDLWKEICLIRNYQISNRTTAMEAHIDCVFKEFRYITVAGSINENEILRDFRLVSALTESAKTHVHMCVEESSSEGAIRQRSLRMYRCLLSGADISRSFMEAFDFREVRSGNLSYILRNLPYDRDQVNAEILALDRERCDDQQRSISRAQKSTTLR, encoded by the exons ATGCAAAGTGCAGTGCGACTGTCACAGCATGGCCccgccgcgctgctgctgttggcacTGATAAGCtcaacggctgctgctgctggtgatcgtGCAGGGAACACGGGGCaaacagacgacgacgacgatggcaatGCACTCTCACCGGATGATACGCTGTTTGCGCATTTGCGATGCTTCGAACGGTTTGCTAGCACGCATCGGAGTGACCGTGAAAGTGATGCTTCCGACTGGCTGGAGACCTCCGAGAACTACACGCGAAAAACTGACCGTTCACCAAACTTCCTGAAGTGTGTCCTCGCCAAGCAACAGCTTTATGACCCACAGCGACGCGAGTTTAAT ACGAGAATACTCATGCAGCAGTATCAGCGGTACGGTTTGTGGATGAACCTTAGCCAACAGTCTCTACGGGCGATCATCAACATCACGGGGAGCATTGTTATTGCTGACGCCTCATCCGAGGGGGTTTATGCTGCGTTTGAATCGATCTTCCGTAATCATTCACATTCGTACTTTCAACTGTTTCTACGCGATCCGATAGTGCTGGACCGAATCTACCAGAATAAG TCATGGAATGgaaagaaaccaaaccaaacggtgATCGAGTTCTGTGAGATGCACATGAGCGAAGATCTGTGGAAGGAAATCTGTCTCATACGCAACTATCAGATCAGCAACCGAACCACGGCTATGGAGGCGCACATCGATTGTGTCTTTAAAGAATTTCGCTACATCACCGTTGCGGGCTCGATCAAT gaaaacgaaatacTTCGTGACTTTCGGCTTGTCTCCGCGCTAACGGAATCAGCAAAAACTCACGTTCATATGTGCGTCGAGGAGTCCTCCAGTGAAGGTGCAATCCGCCAGCGCAGCCTTCGCATGTACCGTTGTTTGCTGAGTGGTGCTGACATCAGCCGTAGCTTTATGGAAGCGTTCGATTTTCGAGAAGTCCGTTCCGGCAATTTGAGCTACATTCTGCGCAATCTGCCCTACGACAGGGACCAGGTGAATGCCGAGATCTTGGCGTTGGATAGAGAACGATGTGACGATCAGCAAAGATCGATCAGCCGGGCGCAAAAATCTACAACGCTCCGTTAA
- the LOC128273944 gene encoding uncharacterized protein LOC128273944, which yields MKATIKPFPVGCLLTLCLVAVSQVTGQLLAGKCNSVFSSATKKKFCDATKYQIIAGADMDKMLDCVLKAVKVVDQTGMGEYHALYDPMNKIKRDPKHDYILEMCIGGSHNMEPPTKRAHEFYKCMMESDSKEAFKKALNEKVCKK from the exons ATGAAGGCAACTATAAAGCCCTTTCCCGTAGGCTGTTTGCTGACACTCTGTCTTGTTGCCGTTTCGCAG GTAACTGGCCAGTTACTTGCCGGCAAATGCAACAGTGTGTTCAGTtcggcaacaaaaaagaaattttgCGATGCAACGAAGTACCAAATCATTGCGGGAGCTGATATGGACAAAATGTTAGACTGCGTCTTGAAGGCCGTTAAAGTGGTCGATCAAACCGGTATGGGCGAATACCACGCGCTGTACGATCCGATGAACAAAATCAAGCGAGACCCGAAACACGATTATATTTTGGAAATGTGCATTGGAGGTAGCCACAACATGGAACCCCCAACTAAGCGGGCTCACGAGTTCTACAAGTGCATGATGGAAAGTGATTCAAAGGAAGCGTTCAAGAAAGCGCTCAATGAGAAAGTATgtaaaaaatga
- the LOC128270970 gene encoding uncharacterized protein LOC128270970, translating into MLMRDAPSVIAAGRTCAVQTQTVADCVQRVPESARATVCDIRQYRSTQGPDAESFLKCALAAVGFVAQDGSVKRNVVLKALDAVETHDGVYTDSVDVCLSRTRKLSGDKRPGAFFFCMLATESAQNFKDALELRELKTNSEWPESGAFEKAKVLQLTREVNRKLQC; encoded by the exons ATGCTAATGAGAGATG CCCCATCGGTGATCGCTGCAGGACGTACTTG TGCCGTCCAAACGCAAACAGTGGCCGATTGTGTTCAGCGCGTTCCGGAATCGGCGCGAGCGACAGTTTGTGACATTCGTCAGTATCGTTCGACGCAGGGCCCGGATGCGGAGAGCTTCCTAAAGTGTGCCCTGGCAGCGGTTGGATTTGTGGCACAAGATGGCTCGGTAAAG CGAAACGTTGTCCTAAAGGCGCTAGACGCGGTAGAGACTCACGACGGAGTCTACACGGACAGTGTGGACGTATGCTTGTCGAGAACGAGAAAGTTGTCGGGCGACAAACGACCGGGTGCGTTCTTCTTCTGCATGCTCGCCACGGAATCGGCTCAAAACTTTAAAGATGCACTCGAGCTGCGCGAGCTAAAAACGAACTCGGAGTGGCCGGAAAGCGGTGCATTCGAGAAAGCTAAAGTGCTGCAGCTGACGCGGGAAGTGAATCGAAAATTGCAGTGCTAA
- the LOC128273925 gene encoding 37 kDa salivary gland allergen Aed a 2-like — MLLKKVLLCCLLVWCFVQVTAKPLDQCKSVFNASTKQKLCKANRYERIPGVDMDKTLDCVMRAANMVHKSGAGNFQALFKPMNAVEENGRKHNFSLESCMSKKLKEDLPQGKRAHAFYKCVMESESKAAFKKVFNQKVCQ; from the exons ATGTTGTTAAAGAAAGTGTTGTTGTGCTGCCTATTGGTCTGGTGTTTTGTGCAG GTGACTGCCAAACCGTTGGATCAATGCAAAAGCGTGTTCAATGCGTCCACAAAACAGAAGTTGTGCAAAGCAAATCGGTACGAGCGTATCCCGGGTGTTGATATGGACAAAACACTGGATTGTGTCATGAGGGCGGCAAACATGGTACATAAAAGTGGAGCTGGCAAT TTCCAAGCACTGTTTAAACCGATGAACGCTGTCGAAGAGAATGGTCGGAAGCATAATTTCAGTCTTGAGTCTTGTATGTCTAAAAAGTTGAAGGAAGACCTGCCGCAAGGCAAGCGAGCGCACGCATTCTACAAATGCGTAATGGAGTCGGAGTCAAAAGCTGCGTTCAAGAAGGTATTCAACCAAAAAGTATGCCAatga